One genomic window of Vibrio rhizosphaerae includes the following:
- a CDS encoding alpha/beta fold hydrolase: protein MLVQHSYPISERNIAAIETDNRQTASCSVIFLHGWLDNAASFQSVLHVITSQLPSHIHLCAIDLPGHGLSGHKSADNFYAFHDYIDDIHQFLVTLPTKKKILVGHSLGGLIASCYSAAFPEYVDGLFLIESLGPLSEPAANSVQRLRDGVNSRSRIRRKSRRKGYDDYAAALQVRAAHSALPEALIEPIVARGIELRDGQWLWRADPKLSAQSLYRISDAHAEAVLAAIQSPFFVVLGDQGYPSLKSYSRALRPEQVEIEHVQGGHHCHLEHPERVGQLILQFIKKIDEAPCS, encoded by the coding sequence ATGCTGGTGCAACACAGTTATCCGATTTCTGAGCGGAACATTGCGGCGATTGAAACTGACAATCGTCAAACCGCGAGCTGTTCCGTCATTTTCCTGCATGGCTGGCTGGATAATGCTGCCAGCTTTCAGTCTGTCCTGCATGTGATTACCTCTCAACTGCCCTCGCATATTCATTTATGTGCTATTGACTTACCGGGACATGGCCTGTCTGGTCATAAGTCTGCTGACAATTTTTATGCATTTCATGACTATATCGATGACATTCATCAATTTTTAGTGACGTTGCCAACGAAAAAGAAGATTTTAGTCGGCCATTCACTTGGTGGATTGATTGCAAGTTGCTATAGTGCCGCCTTTCCTGAATATGTCGATGGACTGTTTTTGATAGAGAGCCTCGGTCCCTTGTCTGAACCTGCCGCGAACAGCGTGCAACGGTTACGTGACGGGGTGAATAGCCGCTCGCGAATTCGACGCAAATCTCGTCGCAAAGGGTATGATGATTACGCAGCCGCGCTGCAAGTTCGGGCGGCACATTCGGCCCTGCCGGAAGCACTGATTGAGCCCATTGTTGCGCGAGGGATTGAATTGCGAGACGGGCAGTGGCTGTGGCGGGCAGATCCGAAATTGTCTGCACAGTCGTTATATCGAATATCTGACGCCCATGCTGAAGCTGTGCTGGCCGCGATTCAATCTCCCTTTTTCGTTGTATTAGGGGATCAGGGTTACCCATCTTTAAAATCATATTCCCGGGCTTTACGACCAGAGCAAGTTGAGATTGAGCATGTGCAGGGCGGTCATCATTGCCACTTAGAGCATCCTGAGCGCGTCGGTCAGTTGATATTACAGTTTATTAAGAAAATCGATGAAGCACCATGTTCTTAA
- the rnd gene encoding ribonuclease D, with the protein MNYQMITSSDELEAVCRKALQCPVVMLDTEFVRTRTFHAQLGLIQLYDGESVALIDPTTIADMTSFVSLLQAPQVLKVLHAAGEDLEVFYHQFACAPTPFVDTQILAAFNGYGLSTGFAALVADFTGTELDKSESRTDWMARPLSDKQLDYAAADVFYLMPVYQQLRDKVQQQGWWDAALEESQLQVEKRTRSYQPEAAYLDIKGAWQLAPKQLAILKQLATWRYEEALKRDLALNFVIKEQDLLTIARLELVNFKRMETEGVDPRSVKRHGAKISQLVKEGQAVSESDYPPRIIPISDYPGYKQLFKRLKDQVNVQSEKLGLSPEFLASRKQLNQLLGWVWKTQTDPQSIPDLMQGWRKDVLGDTLYEMVAPRS; encoded by the coding sequence TTGAACTATCAAATGATTACCAGCTCAGATGAGCTTGAAGCGGTCTGCCGCAAAGCCTTACAGTGTCCGGTCGTGATGCTGGATACGGAATTTGTCCGCACCCGGACATTTCATGCCCAACTGGGGCTGATCCAGCTCTATGACGGTGAATCCGTCGCGTTGATTGATCCGACAACCATTGCAGATATGACCTCATTTGTCAGTTTGTTGCAAGCGCCGCAGGTGCTCAAAGTGCTTCACGCTGCCGGTGAAGATTTAGAAGTGTTCTACCACCAATTTGCATGTGCGCCGACGCCATTCGTCGATACCCAGATTCTGGCGGCATTCAACGGATATGGTTTATCGACCGGATTTGCGGCGTTGGTTGCCGATTTTACCGGGACAGAGCTCGATAAAAGTGAATCGCGGACTGACTGGATGGCCCGGCCTTTGAGCGACAAACAGCTGGACTATGCAGCTGCGGATGTGTTTTATCTGATGCCGGTGTATCAGCAACTCCGTGACAAAGTTCAGCAGCAAGGCTGGTGGGATGCAGCGTTGGAAGAGTCGCAGTTGCAGGTCGAAAAGCGGACCCGAAGCTATCAGCCGGAAGCCGCTTATCTTGATATCAAAGGTGCGTGGCAACTGGCTCCCAAACAATTGGCAATCTTGAAACAGCTTGCAACCTGGCGTTATGAAGAAGCGCTCAAACGGGATCTGGCGCTGAATTTTGTGATCAAAGAACAAGATCTATTGACCATTGCCCGGCTGGAATTAGTCAACTTTAAACGGATGGAAACCGAAGGCGTTGATCCACGGTCGGTCAAGCGCCACGGCGCGAAAATCAGCCAGCTGGTTAAAGAAGGGCAAGCGGTCAGCGAGTCTGATTATCCGCCACGAATTATCCCCATTTCAGATTATCCCGGATACAAGCAACTGTTTAAACGGCTCAAAGATCAGGTTAATGTTCAGTCTGAGAAGCTGGGACTCTCGCCCGAATTTTTGGCGTCTCGTAAACAGTTGAATCAATTACTGGGTTGGGTCTGGAAAACGCAAACCGATCCGCAGTCTATACCGGATCTGATGCAGGGATGGCGTAAAGACGTGCTGGGCGATACCTTGTATGAAATGGTTGCGCCGCGTTCATGA
- a CDS encoding Slp family lipoprotein — protein MIWSHFNCHMKGMVIAFGCLVLSACASLPEELSVPDGAAVIQDYQTFSALKGTQAPYVRLGGVIAEIKNLPKRTRLEIVNLPIGTNGKPDIQQEPHGRFIVYINRFLDPVTYAKGRLLTVLGSAIAPEKSQVGEYRAEFPAMSASAYHLWRVTERVVIHEPGPFLRDCDHWRCRESFGSQTGRVIPEVK, from the coding sequence ATGATTTGGTCTCATTTCAATTGTCATATGAAAGGCATGGTGATTGCCTTTGGTTGTCTGGTGCTGAGTGCTTGTGCGTCACTACCGGAAGAGTTGTCCGTTCCTGACGGTGCAGCGGTGATTCAGGATTATCAAACCTTTTCTGCACTGAAAGGGACTCAGGCGCCTTATGTTCGGTTAGGGGGAGTCATTGCTGAAATTAAGAATCTGCCCAAACGAACCCGGCTGGAAATTGTTAACTTGCCGATCGGTACAAATGGTAAACCCGACATTCAGCAAGAGCCGCACGGACGTTTTATTGTTTATATCAATCGGTTTCTTGATCCGGTGACTTATGCCAAAGGGCGTTTACTGACCGTACTTGGCAGCGCTATTGCGCCAGAAAAAAGTCAGGTTGGTGAATACCGGGCGGAGTTTCCGGCCATGTCAGCGTCCGCTTACCATCTATGGCGGGTGACGGAGCGGGTGGTGATTCATGAACCGGGCCCATTTTTGCGAGATTGTGATCACTGGCGCTGTCGGGAGAGTTTCGGCTCGCAAACCGGTCGGGTGATCCCCGAGGTCAAATAA
- the minE gene encoding cell division topological specificity factor MinE — MSLLEFFRPKKQTSASLAKERLQIIVAERRSQNDPAPNYLPQLKEDILKVIAKYVAIDPDMVELSFEHKGDDLSVLELNVKLPDEEK, encoded by the coding sequence ATGTCATTACTGGAGTTTTTCCGCCCGAAGAAACAAACCTCCGCGAGTCTTGCGAAAGAACGTTTGCAGATTATCGTTGCCGAACGCCGTAGCCAGAATGATCCGGCACCGAACTATCTGCCGCAGTTAAAAGAAGATATTCTGAAAGTGATCGCCAAATATGTGGCGATTGACCCGGATATGGTTGAGCTCTCTTTCGAGCACAAAGGCGATGATCTGTCCGTACTGGAACTGAATGTAAAATTACCCGACGAAGAGAAGTAG
- the fadD gene encoding long-chain-fatty-acid--CoA ligase FadD, protein MEHPWLARYPNDVPETINPDVYTSLVEMFEQSVTKYADQPAFVNMGTVMTFRKLEERSRAFAAYLQNELQLKKGDRVALMMPNLLQYPVALFGVLRAGLIAVNVNPLYTPRELEHQLNDAGVTTIVIVSNFAGTLQKIVQRTSVKHVILTSLGQMLPRPKGTIVDFVVKYVKKLVPHYHLPDAVSMRTALKRGRHMQYVKPVIEGDDTAFLQYTGGTTGIAKGAILSHRNMVANVLQAKAAYGPVLAEGRELVVTALPLYHVFALSVNCLLFIEMGGQNLLITNPRDIPGFVKELQRYPVTAITGVNTLFNALVHNDAFRHMDFSQLHLSVGGGTAVQRAVANEWKKVTGLHLLEGYGLTECSPLVAGNPYDLSDYSGAIGIPVPSTEVRLVDEHGQVIAFDQVGELQVRGPQVMTGYWQREDATKDVLTDDGWLSTGDIVRMDEQGMLYIVDRKKDMILVSGFNVYPNEIEDVVSMHDKVLEAAAIGQPHEVSGEVVKLFVVKKDTSLTKEEIIAHCRQYLTGYKIPKLIEFRDDLPKTNVGKILRRALKDEDQAILSMEQA, encoded by the coding sequence GTGGAGCACCCATGGCTTGCACGTTATCCAAATGATGTGCCTGAAACGATTAATCCAGATGTCTATACATCGCTGGTTGAAATGTTTGAACAGTCGGTCACGAAATACGCTGATCAGCCTGCTTTTGTCAATATGGGAACGGTGATGACCTTCCGTAAGCTGGAAGAGCGCAGTCGCGCTTTCGCTGCGTATTTACAAAACGAGCTACAACTCAAAAAAGGGGATCGTGTTGCCCTGATGATGCCGAATTTACTGCAATATCCGGTGGCATTGTTTGGGGTGTTGCGGGCGGGCTTGATCGCTGTGAATGTGAATCCGTTGTATACCCCCCGGGAGCTAGAACATCAGCTCAATGACGCGGGAGTAACCACGATTGTCATCGTCTCCAACTTTGCCGGCACCTTGCAGAAAATTGTGCAACGGACATCGGTCAAACATGTCATTCTGACCAGTCTGGGGCAGATGCTGCCCCGGCCGAAAGGGACAATTGTCGACTTTGTCGTTAAATATGTGAAAAAACTGGTCCCGCACTATCATCTGCCCGATGCTGTTTCGATGCGAACTGCACTGAAACGGGGTCGTCATATGCAGTATGTAAAGCCGGTGATTGAAGGGGATGATACCGCTTTTTTACAGTATACCGGCGGGACGACAGGGATAGCCAAAGGGGCAATCCTTTCCCATCGTAATATGGTCGCCAATGTATTACAGGCGAAAGCGGCTTATGGGCCAGTCTTGGCTGAGGGGCGTGAATTAGTCGTCACCGCTTTGCCGCTCTATCACGTATTTGCGCTGAGTGTGAACTGTTTGCTGTTTATCGAAATGGGCGGCCAAAACCTGTTGATTACCAATCCGAGGGATATCCCGGGATTCGTCAAAGAATTACAACGCTACCCTGTCACGGCAATTACGGGCGTCAATACACTGTTTAATGCTTTGGTGCACAATGACGCGTTTCGTCATATGGATTTTTCGCAGCTACACTTATCCGTCGGTGGCGGGACTGCGGTCCAGCGGGCGGTTGCCAATGAATGGAAGAAAGTCACCGGGCTTCATCTGCTTGAAGGCTATGGTTTAACCGAATGTTCTCCTTTGGTGGCCGGTAACCCTTATGACCTCAGTGATTACAGCGGTGCCATTGGTATCCCGGTTCCCTCGACAGAGGTTCGGCTTGTCGATGAACATGGTCAAGTGATTGCGTTTGATCAGGTCGGTGAATTACAGGTGCGCGGGCCGCAGGTGATGACCGGATACTGGCAGCGTGAAGATGCCACCAAAGACGTCTTAACGGATGATGGTTGGCTCTCTACCGGTGATATTGTTCGGATGGATGAGCAAGGTATGCTATATATTGTGGATCGGAAAAAAGATATGATTCTGGTCTCCGGTTTTAACGTTTATCCGAATGAAATTGAAGATGTCGTTTCGATGCATGATAAAGTGTTGGAAGCCGCAGCGATCGGGCAGCCACACGAGGTGAGTGGCGAAGTGGTGAAATTGTTCGTCGTCAAAAAAGATACGTCGCTGACGAAAGAAGAAATCATCGCTCACTGTCGCCAATACCTGACCGGATATAAGATTCCAAAACTGATAGAATTCCGGGATGATCTGCCGAAAACCAATGTCGGTAAAATATTGCGCCGGGCATTAAAAGATGAAGATCAGGCAATATTGAGTATGGAACAAGCCTAA